A single region of the Dunckerocampus dactyliophorus isolate RoL2022-P2 chromosome 3, RoL_Ddac_1.1, whole genome shotgun sequence genome encodes:
- the kifc3 gene encoding kinesin-like protein KIFC3 isoform X10: MQPVQKSFQLLSPTVMFGPRKTWDLGHTPCLQELWKNDFSLDASSLDFLMSDGEEDASFLSLPNPAFSQRSLLTAELSESSAPRQQQLLLQTLQDKVCDLRTRLDVEALQHPVLGRPGGLAASQEALSGGVDKEQLVTRLHSQVEDLEKKLLDQTQEVERLRSELGATDLEKQLELLEVENRRLKRELTSCRSSEAACSCSQDVEALRREVSHQENQARQRERHLAELERQLLDKTAKVDTLQWQLDRSATAPVEPSGHWSSDQKAVDQLQNEEAVQGVAQAGEAEPDESTAALQLKNVLLQEQLCVQRHLLRELETQLHDSQRTCAQLRTQIAVYDGEMERAQKQLDAELVHLKEEKNRMIEEAFIRAESEMKAVHENLAGVRMKLVGLHPALRTLTCDYNTLKKQVHHFPVMLDKAITDAKHEICQVISEVSSTNQNLLDKYKREMNLRKKCHNELVRLKGNIRVLCRVRPVSQQETDSADTRTVLTFDPDDDAILYLTNKGKVTTFDLDKVFRPQATQEEVFQEVQSLVTSCIDGFNVCIFAYGQTGSGKTYTMEGVPEDRGLNQRALCLLFSEVTDKSPDWEYKISVSMVEIYNETLRDLLGENVSDKLDIKMNPDGSGQLYVPGLTQVPVQSPDDINKVLELGVVCRATACTNLNEHSSRSHALLIVSVNGLNATTGSCTQGKLNLVDLAGSERIRKSGAEGGRLREAQCINKSLSALGDVINALRSKHAHVPFRNSRLTYLLQDSLGGDSKTVMMVQVSPLLGNLSESLCSLKFAQRVRSVELNSTSAVCRRLDNSSASSSPTHDGVELDSPPVTPLPLPISRASSAGSSLSSASRASSSSRRKSQSQLSTGRLKMAA, from the exons CGAGTTCGCTGGACTTCCTGATGAGTGATGGTGAGGAGGACGCCTCCTTTCTGTCTCTGCCCAACCCCGCCTTCTCTCAGCGCTCCCTTCTGACCGCAGAGCTGAGCGAATCAAGCGCACCCAGGCAGCAGCAGCTGCTCCTCCAG ACACTTcaggacaaagtgtgtgacctTCGCACTCGCCTCGACGTCGAAGCGCTGCAGCACCCCGTGCTCGGGCGGCCAGGCGGTCTGGCGGCGTCGCAGGAGGCGCTAAGCG gtggtGTGGACAAAGAGCAGCTGGTCACTCGGCTGCACTCTCAG GTCGAGGATCTGGAGAAGAAGCTTCTGGACCAAACACAGGAGGTGGAGAGACTACGCTCAGAACTG GGGGCAACGGACCTGGAGAAACAGCTGGAGCTTCTGGAGGTGGAGAACAGGCGTTTGAAGCGCGAGCTGACCTCCTGCCGGAGCAGCGAAGCAGCGTGCAGCTGCAGCCAG GATGTCGAGGCTCTGCGGAGGGAAGTGTCTCATCAGGAGAACCAGGCCCGTCAGAGAGAGCGCCACCTTGCTGAGCTGGAGAGACAACTGCTGGACAAAACTGCCAAGGTGGACACGTTGCAGTGGCAACTGGACCGGTCTGCAACGGCACCAGTGGAGCCATCAGGCCATTGGTCGTCTGACCAAAAAGCTGTGGACCAGTTGCAGAATGAGGAGGCGGTGCAG GGCGTCGCTCAGGCGGGGGAGGCAGAGCCTGACGAGTCCACGGCAGCGCTGCAGCTGAAGAACGTGTTGCTCCAGGAGCAGCTGTGTGTGCAACGCCACCTGCTGCGAGAACTCGAGACGCAGCTGCACGACTCGCAGAGGACCTGCGCTCAACTGAGGACGCAG ATTGCGGTCTACGACGGCGAGATGGAGCGTGCTCAGAAGCAGCTGGACGCAGAGCTCGTGCACTTGAAGGAGGAGAAGAACCGCATGATTGAGGAGGCCTTCATCAGGGCCGAGAGCGAAATGAAGGCCGTGCACGAGAACCTGGCAG GAGTGCGCATGAAGCTGGTGGGTCTTCACCCGGCCTTGAGGACGCTGACGTGCGACTACAACACGCTGAAGAAGCAAGTGCACCACTTCCCCGTCATGCTGGACAAAGCCATCACTGACGCCAAGCACGAG ATCTGTCAGGTCATCAGTGAAGTGAGCAGCACCAACCAGAACCTTCTGGACAAATACAAGCGAGAGATGAACCTGAGGAAGAAGTGCCACAATGAGCTGGTCCGACTCAAAG GGAACATCCGAGTGTTGTGCCGCGTCCGACCCGTCAGTCAGCAGGAAACTGACTCGGCCGACACCAGAACCGTGTTGACCTTTGACCCGGACGACGATGCCATCCTCTACCTCACCAACAAGGGCAAAGTCACGACCTTTGACCTAGACAAAGTCTTCCGGCCTCAGGCCACGCAGGAAGAG GTGTTTCAGGAAGTTCAGTCTCTGGTCACTTCCTGTATCGATGGCTTTAACGTTTGTATCTTTGCGTACGGACAGACGGGATCAGGAAAGACGTACACCATGGAG GGCGTTCCCGAAGACCGCGGTCTCAACCAGCGAGCGCTCTGCCTCCTCTTCTCTGAAGTGACGGACAAAAGTCCGGACTGGGAATACAAGATCAGCGTCAGCATGGTGGAAATTTACAACGAGACTCTCAG GGATCTTCTGGGTGAGAACGTCTCTGACAAACTGGACATCAAGATGAATCCTGACGGCAGTGGACAGCTTTACGTTCCCGGACTGACGCAAGTCCCGGTCCAAAGTCCCGATGACATCAACAAG GTTCTGGAGTTGGGCGTGGTTTGCCGAGCGACGGCGTGCACCAACCTGAACGAGCACAGTTCTCGTTCTCACGCGCTGCTCATCGTCAGCGTCAACGGACTCAACGCCACCACAGGAAGTTGCACGCAAG GGAAACTGAACCTAGTGGACCTGGCTGGCTCGGAGCGAATCAGGAAGTCCGGCGCGGAGGGTGGGCGCCTGCGAGAGGCTCAGTGCATCAACAAGTCCCTGTCGGCGCTCGGCGACGTGATCAACGCGCTGCGCTCCAAACACGCTCACGTCCCGTTCAGAAACTCTCGGCTGACCTACCTCCTCCAGGACAGTCTCGGGGGAGACAGCAAGACTGTGATGATGGTGCAG GTGTCCCCTCTTCTCGGAAACCTCAGCGAGTCGCTCTGCTCGCTCAAGTTCGCTCAGCGTGTTCGCAGCGTGGAGCTGAACTCCACGAGCGCCGTCTGCAGGAGGCTGGACAACTCGTCCGCTTCGTCCTCGCCGACCCACGACGGCGTCGAG CTGGACTCGCCTCCCGTGACCCCGCTGCCCCTCCCAATCTCTCGTGCAAGCAGCGCTGGGTCCTCCCTCTCCTCCGCCTCCAGAGCTTCCAGCAGCTCCCGCCGAAAATCCCAGTCGCAGCTTTCCACTG GACGGCTGAAGATGGCGGCGTGA
- the kifc3 gene encoding kinesin-like protein KIFC3 isoform X5 yields the protein MLGWVGMLINKSWSDHDRRDRSTRRAHAQPVQKSFQLLSPTVMFGPRKTWDLGHTPCLQELWKNDFSLDASSLDFLMSDGEEDASFLSLPNPAFSQRSLLTAELSESSAPRQQQLLLQTLQDKVCDLRTRLDVEALQHPVLGRPGGLAASQEALSGGVDKEQLVTRLHSQVEDLEKKLLDQTQEVERLRSELGATDLEKQLELLEVENRRLKRELTSCRSSEAACSCSQDVEALRREVSHQENQARQRERHLAELERQLLDKTAKVDTLQWQLDRSATAPVEPSGHWSSDQKAVDQLQNEEAVQGVAQAGEAEPDESTAALQLKNVLLQEQLCVQRHLLRELETQLHDSQRTCAQLRTQLFSDLGLLTAHKHMSERRSKIAVYDGEMERAQKQLDAELVHLKEEKNRMIEEAFIRAESEMKAVHENLAGVRMKLVGLHPALRTLTCDYNTLKKQVHHFPVMLDKAITDAKHEICQVISEVSSTNQNLLDKYKREMNLRKKCHNELVRLKGNIRVLCRVRPVSQQETDSADTRTVLTFDPDDDAILYLTNKGKVTTFDLDKVFRPQATQEEVFQEVQSLVTSCIDGFNVCIFAYGQTGSGKTYTMEGVPEDRGLNQRALCLLFSEVTDKSPDWEYKISVSMVEIYNETLRDLLGENVSDKLDIKMNPDGSGQLYVPGLTQVPVQSPDDINKVLELGVVCRATACTNLNEHSSRSHALLIVSVNGLNATTGSCTQGKLNLVDLAGSERIRKSGAEGGRLREAQCINKSLSALGDVINALRSKHAHVPFRNSRLTYLLQDSLGGDSKTVMMVQVSPLLGNLSESLCSLKFAQRVRSVELNSTSAVCRRLDNSSASSSPTHDGVELDSPPVTPLPLPISRASSAGSSLSSASRASSSSRRKSQSQLSTGRLKMAA from the exons CGAGTTCGCTGGACTTCCTGATGAGTGATGGTGAGGAGGACGCCTCCTTTCTGTCTCTGCCCAACCCCGCCTTCTCTCAGCGCTCCCTTCTGACCGCAGAGCTGAGCGAATCAAGCGCACCCAGGCAGCAGCAGCTGCTCCTCCAG ACACTTcaggacaaagtgtgtgacctTCGCACTCGCCTCGACGTCGAAGCGCTGCAGCACCCCGTGCTCGGGCGGCCAGGCGGTCTGGCGGCGTCGCAGGAGGCGCTAAGCG gtggtGTGGACAAAGAGCAGCTGGTCACTCGGCTGCACTCTCAG GTCGAGGATCTGGAGAAGAAGCTTCTGGACCAAACACAGGAGGTGGAGAGACTACGCTCAGAACTG GGGGCAACGGACCTGGAGAAACAGCTGGAGCTTCTGGAGGTGGAGAACAGGCGTTTGAAGCGCGAGCTGACCTCCTGCCGGAGCAGCGAAGCAGCGTGCAGCTGCAGCCAG GATGTCGAGGCTCTGCGGAGGGAAGTGTCTCATCAGGAGAACCAGGCCCGTCAGAGAGAGCGCCACCTTGCTGAGCTGGAGAGACAACTGCTGGACAAAACTGCCAAGGTGGACACGTTGCAGTGGCAACTGGACCGGTCTGCAACGGCACCAGTGGAGCCATCAGGCCATTGGTCGTCTGACCAAAAAGCTGTGGACCAGTTGCAGAATGAGGAGGCGGTGCAG GGCGTCGCTCAGGCGGGGGAGGCAGAGCCTGACGAGTCCACGGCAGCGCTGCAGCTGAAGAACGTGTTGCTCCAGGAGCAGCTGTGTGTGCAACGCCACCTGCTGCGAGAACTCGAGACGCAGCTGCACGACTCGCAGAGGACCTGCGCTCAACTGAGGACGCAG CTCTTCTCCGACCTTGGCCTTCTGacggcacacaaacacatgtctGAGCGCAGGTCCAAG ATTGCGGTCTACGACGGCGAGATGGAGCGTGCTCAGAAGCAGCTGGACGCAGAGCTCGTGCACTTGAAGGAGGAGAAGAACCGCATGATTGAGGAGGCCTTCATCAGGGCCGAGAGCGAAATGAAGGCCGTGCACGAGAACCTGGCAG GAGTGCGCATGAAGCTGGTGGGTCTTCACCCGGCCTTGAGGACGCTGACGTGCGACTACAACACGCTGAAGAAGCAAGTGCACCACTTCCCCGTCATGCTGGACAAAGCCATCACTGACGCCAAGCACGAG ATCTGTCAGGTCATCAGTGAAGTGAGCAGCACCAACCAGAACCTTCTGGACAAATACAAGCGAGAGATGAACCTGAGGAAGAAGTGCCACAATGAGCTGGTCCGACTCAAAG GGAACATCCGAGTGTTGTGCCGCGTCCGACCCGTCAGTCAGCAGGAAACTGACTCGGCCGACACCAGAACCGTGTTGACCTTTGACCCGGACGACGATGCCATCCTCTACCTCACCAACAAGGGCAAAGTCACGACCTTTGACCTAGACAAAGTCTTCCGGCCTCAGGCCACGCAGGAAGAG GTGTTTCAGGAAGTTCAGTCTCTGGTCACTTCCTGTATCGATGGCTTTAACGTTTGTATCTTTGCGTACGGACAGACGGGATCAGGAAAGACGTACACCATGGAG GGCGTTCCCGAAGACCGCGGTCTCAACCAGCGAGCGCTCTGCCTCCTCTTCTCTGAAGTGACGGACAAAAGTCCGGACTGGGAATACAAGATCAGCGTCAGCATGGTGGAAATTTACAACGAGACTCTCAG GGATCTTCTGGGTGAGAACGTCTCTGACAAACTGGACATCAAGATGAATCCTGACGGCAGTGGACAGCTTTACGTTCCCGGACTGACGCAAGTCCCGGTCCAAAGTCCCGATGACATCAACAAG GTTCTGGAGTTGGGCGTGGTTTGCCGAGCGACGGCGTGCACCAACCTGAACGAGCACAGTTCTCGTTCTCACGCGCTGCTCATCGTCAGCGTCAACGGACTCAACGCCACCACAGGAAGTTGCACGCAAG GGAAACTGAACCTAGTGGACCTGGCTGGCTCGGAGCGAATCAGGAAGTCCGGCGCGGAGGGTGGGCGCCTGCGAGAGGCTCAGTGCATCAACAAGTCCCTGTCGGCGCTCGGCGACGTGATCAACGCGCTGCGCTCCAAACACGCTCACGTCCCGTTCAGAAACTCTCGGCTGACCTACCTCCTCCAGGACAGTCTCGGGGGAGACAGCAAGACTGTGATGATGGTGCAG GTGTCCCCTCTTCTCGGAAACCTCAGCGAGTCGCTCTGCTCGCTCAAGTTCGCTCAGCGTGTTCGCAGCGTGGAGCTGAACTCCACGAGCGCCGTCTGCAGGAGGCTGGACAACTCGTCCGCTTCGTCCTCGCCGACCCACGACGGCGTCGAG CTGGACTCGCCTCCCGTGACCCCGCTGCCCCTCCCAATCTCTCGTGCAAGCAGCGCTGGGTCCTCCCTCTCCTCCGCCTCCAGAGCTTCCAGCAGCTCCCGCCGAAAATCCCAGTCGCAGCTTTCCACTG GACGGCTGAAGATGGCGGCGTGA
- the kifc3 gene encoding kinesin-like protein KIFC3 isoform X2 yields MGRRNGSVSPVQKSFQLLSPTVMFGPRKTWDLGHTPCLQELWKNDFSLDASSLDFLMSDGEEDASFLSLPNPAFSQRSLLTAELSESSAPRQQQLLLQTLQDKVCDLRTRLDVEALQHPVLGRPGGLAASQEALSGGVDKEQLVTRLHSQVEDLEKKLLDQTQEVERLRSELGATDLEKQLELLEVENRRLKRELTSCRSSEAACSCSQDVEALRREVSHQENQARQRERHLAELERQLLDKTAKVDTLQWQLDRSATAPVEPSGHWSSDQKAVDQLQNEEAVQGVAQAGEAEPDESTAALQLKNVLLQEQLCVQRHLLRELETQLHDSQRTCAQLRTQLFSDLGLLTAHKHMSERRSKIAVYDGEMERAQKQLDAELVHLKEEKNRMIEEAFIRAESEMKAVHENLAGVRMKLVGLHPALRTLTCDYNTLKKQVHHFPVMLDKAITDAKHEICQVISEVSSTNQNLLDKYKREMNLRKKCHNELVRLKGNIRVLCRVRPVSQQETDSADTRTVLTFDPDDDAILYLTNKGKVTTFDLDKVFRPQATQEEVFQEVQSLVTSCIDGFNVCIFAYGQTGSGKTYTMEGVPEDRGLNQRALCLLFSEVTDKSPDWEYKISVSMVEIYNETLRDLLGENVSDKLDIKMNPDGSGQLYVPGLTQVPVQSPDDINKVLELGVVCRATACTNLNEHSSRSHALLIVSVNGLNATTGSCTQGKLNLVDLAGSERIRKSGAEGGRLREAQCINKSLSALGDVINALRSKHAHVPFRNSRLTYLLQDSLGGDSKTVMMVQVSPLLGNLSESLCSLKFAQRVRSVELNSTSAVCRRLDNSSASSSPTHDGVELDSPPVTPLPLPISRASSAGSSLSSASRASSSSRRKSQSQLSTGRLKMAA; encoded by the exons CGAGTTCGCTGGACTTCCTGATGAGTGATGGTGAGGAGGACGCCTCCTTTCTGTCTCTGCCCAACCCCGCCTTCTCTCAGCGCTCCCTTCTGACCGCAGAGCTGAGCGAATCAAGCGCACCCAGGCAGCAGCAGCTGCTCCTCCAG ACACTTcaggacaaagtgtgtgacctTCGCACTCGCCTCGACGTCGAAGCGCTGCAGCACCCCGTGCTCGGGCGGCCAGGCGGTCTGGCGGCGTCGCAGGAGGCGCTAAGCG gtggtGTGGACAAAGAGCAGCTGGTCACTCGGCTGCACTCTCAG GTCGAGGATCTGGAGAAGAAGCTTCTGGACCAAACACAGGAGGTGGAGAGACTACGCTCAGAACTG GGGGCAACGGACCTGGAGAAACAGCTGGAGCTTCTGGAGGTGGAGAACAGGCGTTTGAAGCGCGAGCTGACCTCCTGCCGGAGCAGCGAAGCAGCGTGCAGCTGCAGCCAG GATGTCGAGGCTCTGCGGAGGGAAGTGTCTCATCAGGAGAACCAGGCCCGTCAGAGAGAGCGCCACCTTGCTGAGCTGGAGAGACAACTGCTGGACAAAACTGCCAAGGTGGACACGTTGCAGTGGCAACTGGACCGGTCTGCAACGGCACCAGTGGAGCCATCAGGCCATTGGTCGTCTGACCAAAAAGCTGTGGACCAGTTGCAGAATGAGGAGGCGGTGCAG GGCGTCGCTCAGGCGGGGGAGGCAGAGCCTGACGAGTCCACGGCAGCGCTGCAGCTGAAGAACGTGTTGCTCCAGGAGCAGCTGTGTGTGCAACGCCACCTGCTGCGAGAACTCGAGACGCAGCTGCACGACTCGCAGAGGACCTGCGCTCAACTGAGGACGCAG CTCTTCTCCGACCTTGGCCTTCTGacggcacacaaacacatgtctGAGCGCAGGTCCAAG ATTGCGGTCTACGACGGCGAGATGGAGCGTGCTCAGAAGCAGCTGGACGCAGAGCTCGTGCACTTGAAGGAGGAGAAGAACCGCATGATTGAGGAGGCCTTCATCAGGGCCGAGAGCGAAATGAAGGCCGTGCACGAGAACCTGGCAG GAGTGCGCATGAAGCTGGTGGGTCTTCACCCGGCCTTGAGGACGCTGACGTGCGACTACAACACGCTGAAGAAGCAAGTGCACCACTTCCCCGTCATGCTGGACAAAGCCATCACTGACGCCAAGCACGAG ATCTGTCAGGTCATCAGTGAAGTGAGCAGCACCAACCAGAACCTTCTGGACAAATACAAGCGAGAGATGAACCTGAGGAAGAAGTGCCACAATGAGCTGGTCCGACTCAAAG GGAACATCCGAGTGTTGTGCCGCGTCCGACCCGTCAGTCAGCAGGAAACTGACTCGGCCGACACCAGAACCGTGTTGACCTTTGACCCGGACGACGATGCCATCCTCTACCTCACCAACAAGGGCAAAGTCACGACCTTTGACCTAGACAAAGTCTTCCGGCCTCAGGCCACGCAGGAAGAG GTGTTTCAGGAAGTTCAGTCTCTGGTCACTTCCTGTATCGATGGCTTTAACGTTTGTATCTTTGCGTACGGACAGACGGGATCAGGAAAGACGTACACCATGGAG GGCGTTCCCGAAGACCGCGGTCTCAACCAGCGAGCGCTCTGCCTCCTCTTCTCTGAAGTGACGGACAAAAGTCCGGACTGGGAATACAAGATCAGCGTCAGCATGGTGGAAATTTACAACGAGACTCTCAG GGATCTTCTGGGTGAGAACGTCTCTGACAAACTGGACATCAAGATGAATCCTGACGGCAGTGGACAGCTTTACGTTCCCGGACTGACGCAAGTCCCGGTCCAAAGTCCCGATGACATCAACAAG GTTCTGGAGTTGGGCGTGGTTTGCCGAGCGACGGCGTGCACCAACCTGAACGAGCACAGTTCTCGTTCTCACGCGCTGCTCATCGTCAGCGTCAACGGACTCAACGCCACCACAGGAAGTTGCACGCAAG GGAAACTGAACCTAGTGGACCTGGCTGGCTCGGAGCGAATCAGGAAGTCCGGCGCGGAGGGTGGGCGCCTGCGAGAGGCTCAGTGCATCAACAAGTCCCTGTCGGCGCTCGGCGACGTGATCAACGCGCTGCGCTCCAAACACGCTCACGTCCCGTTCAGAAACTCTCGGCTGACCTACCTCCTCCAGGACAGTCTCGGGGGAGACAGCAAGACTGTGATGATGGTGCAG GTGTCCCCTCTTCTCGGAAACCTCAGCGAGTCGCTCTGCTCGCTCAAGTTCGCTCAGCGTGTTCGCAGCGTGGAGCTGAACTCCACGAGCGCCGTCTGCAGGAGGCTGGACAACTCGTCCGCTTCGTCCTCGCCGACCCACGACGGCGTCGAG CTGGACTCGCCTCCCGTGACCCCGCTGCCCCTCCCAATCTCTCGTGCAAGCAGCGCTGGGTCCTCCCTCTCCTCCGCCTCCAGAGCTTCCAGCAGCTCCCGCCGAAAATCCCAGTCGCAGCTTTCCACTG GACGGCTGAAGATGGCGGCGTGA